In Lycium barbarum isolate Lr01 chromosome 9, ASM1917538v2, whole genome shotgun sequence, the DNA window AGTTAGTTTACCTCTGATAGAGAAGGAATATTCAATTTGCGCAAGAATATTGAAACTTTTGTTTGGAGAATCTCCTTTTCCCCGTCATTGAGTTGCCCAAAGTAGAGAAACTTAATACTATCAAAATACTCAAATTCCGTCCTCAAATTGTCATCATCACACCAACAGATGAGCCCAAAAGATGGGTTCAGAGATACCCATTTATCTTCTGCAGTTGGAAGAACCAGATAATCCTTTGTCAAAAGACCTTCCTTCAAGAAACCAATATCTTCAGAACTCAAAGATCCTGAATTTAGCTCGTCAACCCACTTGAGAAATATTTGGAAGACCTGAAAAACATGTATCAAATCCAGTCTTAAGCTAAGATATTCATCAGAACATGGTTTCATTAGCATCAAAATCCTTCATCAGCTACTACAGTGCAAGCTTTTAGCAGAAAGATAGCTTACATTCTTAGCTGCTTGTGAAGGTAAAGAAGCAGCCGACAACTGCAGTAATATTTGAAGGTATCCATGGAAATGAGGGAACTCATCCACTCCACATTCTGTGACAAGAAAGTCATGAAGGGATGGATAAACACCACATAGCATTTTGGTATAAGGGTGCTGAACTGAATGTTGATCCAGTTCTGGGCTGACCATCTTCACTTGGTCAGTGGAACCAGTTAAATCACGCCAGAAGACTTCTTTAGATGACAAAAGAACACCAGGTACTACATCTTCATGTGAAGCAACCAACTTACAAGGGACAAACACAAAAGGTCCATTACATAATTCTTCAACAATCTTCCTCTCTGAAGTGTTCATCCTACTCCAGATGAAAGTGTAGAATTTTGACATTTGTGATAAACTGAAAAAGCAGGCAATGGATGAGTATGGAACTTCAGAATAATAATGAGACATAGGAGCTTATAATGATGGAAACACCGAAACTACAGAAAGTCTCTACTTCTTTTTTGCCATTCAGAATGTTAAAAATGCCACGAAGGGGACATGTAGATGGCTAGACAGTACCTGACAATTAATGACGTTGGATCATTTCTTCAAGTATATTTGAAAACAGCTTTTGATCTATTCCTAAATTACAACCAATCAATGATGGGATAAAGGCATAAACATGACTCTAGCAAAGCAACCATCTTAACGACTTTCACTAGTCATCAATGTCCTAAACAAAATATACTATAGAACAAACCAGTTACCGGACCAGATCCACCAACCTCAGCATATAAAAATTATTATATGCATGTGACCAATTGATGCACCGTGGACAACTTGAGCCTTAACTAATTCCTAATTCTAAAGAATAAAAAACAAATTTTTTTTTAGACAAATGAGAAAAAATTATCCATCTAGCTGTTTTCACGCGTGTCTGCAGTATTACCTAGCGCTCAGAGGTAGTTTAGCTCTCCACACTTTAAGAATTGCTAAAGTGTCATCAACTGTAACTTGTGTTTTCAAACCAAGAGCTGCTAACAACTTTTTGCTTCTCACCTGTTTCAAAACAGAATCATTAGCTCTTTAAGAGCAGTATTAAAGAAACTCCAATAAAATTCACGCTAAAAAAGCACTAACCAAAAATTAATTCTGCTACTTGCCTATAAAAGGGAGAAGCTAAAATAATATCATGAAGCTACTACCGCTAATTcatggaaataaaaaataaaaaaaagtaaccAATAAATAatgaagccaaaaaaaaaaaagtcttttcAAGAAAGCACATGCTGGCTCGAACAAGAACAAGACTGATCATAATCGAAAAAACTACAAGCAGAGTAATTCTAGCATGTCCTTAAAGTCAAATCAACCCACACTGGGTTCTCAAATATAAGTTCTCAGGAAATTAAAACCATAAAAGAAGGTTGACATAGTGAAAACTCCCCAGTCAAGCTAActtaaataaagtaaataaaaaaaCCAGATTGGATTTGAGCTGACCATCCAACCACAGTAAAAATACTTCACAATTTAAGGGGTGTTAGTTTGCTTAACCCTGTAAGTGTAAAAAAGAAGCCACATCATATTTTTATACAATCTACAATGTGATAAGTAGGTTCTTGCAGAAATACACATTGACAACCCACATTAACAGGTGAAGACTCTTCACAGAAATGTCTATTGATATGATAACTTTATTAATCAGACAAACCTTTGGAATGGCATAAGGAGCGTTGTCACCAAAAATTGAGCGCACAGCTTCACAATCATGGAATAGCTCCCTTGGACAGTGAAGCTCATTATCGATACTTGATGCCAACCATTGAACATCACAGAGGGTTCTGGTGAATGAAGAGTCGAATAATTTCTGTTCTCCAGTGGAACTGAAATAGAAGCCAGTAACCTTATCAGCGAAATAATCATCCCACAAACTATCAAGTACCTCCAAGAGGTACTTGCATTTTTCCTTGTCACCCGTTGAAGATAACCGTGACAGCAAATTGTCAAACTCATCAGACACCCAATCACTTGCAATTGATTCTCTCGAACGCATATCTTCACCCAGTGTTGCATTCATGGGAACAGAGCATACATCAGAAATATTTTTCTCTACCCGAAGAACACGCACAAAATCAGTGATTCCAATTTCCTGGAAAAACTTTCTCCACTTTAACACACCTCCAGATAACAATTTGTTGATTGGATGCTTTAAGAACATATCCTCAATCTCATGCCATTCATGATCTAATCCCTGGATTAATCTACTCATATCAATGGGATTTTCAAATTGTTTGCTGAAATGGATAGGAAACTCTATAGGACGTTTACAACCATAATTTGTCAATATAAAAGCATTATCACGCACTTCTCTGATAATTTGGTCCTTTTCTGATTGACAGTCAGGGCAACTCGTTTGCAAGTGGAACATCAAGAAGGCAAAATACTCTGTCAATAGTTCTCTGGGTCCTTGTCCAACTTGATCTCTGCAGATATATGGTAGAATATGCATCTTTACTATTTGATGTGCCGATAACCGCTGTACACCAACTCTGTAAAGCACCCTAGTAACGTTATCTACTATTGATAAATCAGAGCATGATGCACCAAGAGCAGCGGCAGCAGAAAGAAGTGCAGGACTCACTGTTCTAAGCATAGAATACAATCTGGGGAAAGTTTCTGGTGCATACTCATTATTAGTTGTAGCACCCGTTAGATCAACATGCAACCAAATTGCACCTTTATCCAATGATCCATATTTGCCATCTGAAAGGGGAATAAATGGAATCTTTTTGAGGTCCTTCATAAGATCCGTTTCTGTCTCAAAACCTGTTGAGTGTTTCTCATTTGACGACATCGTGTAAACGGAGCTTAGCCACGCACATAACCATCCCATACCCATGGACTTCAGACCATCCACTGAAGAGCATAAAGAAGTAATAACCTGAAATAGAACTTTGAGTCCATACTCCTCAATTCCTAGAGCCCTGGCTAATAAATCTGGTAGAACTATATCTTTATGCAAAAAACCAACACCAAGATGCTTGCGAAGCAAGCTATCAGGCAAAAGGTTACGAGCCTCCTGGGTCCAATTTCTCAAAACTTTGCATGGAGGAACCCACTCATTTTCTGCACTTTCTATTATCAAGCAGTTTGACATGCGTAATCTAGAAAGAATCATCCGAGGAAGACTAGAAAAGAAACCATGAACCTCACCTACAAGGGGAACAAAGCTCATATAAGCTGTAACACCCTTTGCTGGATTATCCTTAAAGCATAGCAGATCGCAAAATGATCTTACTGCACTAACAAACAAGCCAGGGAACTCTGACAATAACCACTGGTTCCAAGGACTATCACCATCAACTTCTTCTCTAGATGAAGGGAGTACAAAATCACCCTGAAGTATAAACTTGAGGCCATACTTTCTCAGAGGAAGGAATGCAAAAACAGGCTGTTGGTTCAGATGTGGATTGTAGCTTCCATCAAGTGTTTCCTGCAACGGAAATGCTATGGAAATTTCTGTTTTTGAGATATCAGGACGAATAGTGTCAGCCTGCAATTCCTTGGATGCCACAAACCAGGTCAATTTCTCCTCTCCGAGGGAAACCTTCACTATACCATTTCCCATGACTTCTTTCCTCATAAAAATAGTTGAATCACTTagcatatttttaaattttatacaGTGAAGGCGGTGAAGAAAAAGTAGCAAAGATGGATGAAGATCAGAAAACATTGACATAATGTTCTCTACGGCAGACGTTTCCAGAAGACTTGATTTAAGGGGAAGCACTATGCAGGTATTATAATGATTGCGATCAGAATCAAAAGAGGCCAATCTGGTATAGGAGTCAATGTCACAAGGAGGTACGACAGTTGGCAAAACAAAACCTATCTGGCCATTGCTTATATCAAACTTAATATGGAAGCCATTGGAATGAATTTCTGGAGCATCAGTGACCTGTAAGGAAAAACAAGTTTAGCTAGACAGATTCTGGATATTATTAAGGGCAAAGCATGGACAAGGACCAGTTCAGACACTTCAAAAAAAACTGATAGAGAGGATAGAGTAAAAAAATATTCTACGAATTGAAATCAATCAAGAGCTAATGAAATACTACACCACAGACAGCACCGGTTCTGTTACCCAGGATGCATTATAATTACAGAAAGTATAGTCATAATTAGTAGCCAGCTAAtaaatctttttttctttttgtgagAACTCTGAACAGCATGCTGAAACTATGTCAATCCAATCCTAGTAGAGTATTGAAGTAAACCGCACCAAAGAGGACAGTACGTACTTCCTTTAAgattccctttttcttttcttttttttaatcagGTAAAAGTATGAGAACATTGATAATCATGCATGAGAAGCTCCTTATTTTGCCAGCTTGACATGCAGAGTTGCTGTAATAGGTGTTATAAATCACATTATGTTTCCTCCAACCCATTAGAAAAATTACCACAGCTACAGCCTACTATCCAATTCTTCCATGATACAAAAATTGGTTATTTCACAGAGTATAGTAGTATACTACCCCAGTTTGTTAAATGATCACCAGAATCAAAGCCCACTTCTATCAAGAAAGATCAGGAAGTCAACGCAGCAACTTCATAAAGCTAATGCGTAGGTAGAGATAACGATCACTAGAAGAGACAGTTCCCATGTGCTGGTTTATATTTTCTGGCTCATATTTCATTAGGGGCAAAATTGCAATTTCATGGCCAACACAAAATCCCAATGGGCGTGAAGAAAGATGTTAATTTATCTATCATTTACTCTTTAATAACATTTCAGTAGGCATGGAACTAAAAATAGCCATTTCCTAGCTTACCAAACAAAAACACCGATATCATTGCAAAAAAACAGTTCTTGGATACTTAGAAGTTAATGCACTGCAAAAATATTACAAACTCTCAAATATCCAACATGAATGTGCAACTAACAAAAACTAAAGCACAGTGTAACAATTCTTGGTTGTTTAACCAACTCTTGGGTTGTACGGTGTTTGGTTATCATTTTATATTTCCCACATAAAACCTGACTCccacatgtataagttatgagtaTGCGGGGTAGAAGATGGAATATAACTAAGCCCTACATAACTAATCCCTGTATAACTAATTTCTGCATTACTACTACCCGAATAACTATAACCAACAACCAAACGACTCCTTAATAGTTTGAGGTCTGAACCAATCAGATTAAGGTCTTCATTAAGGGCAAACAAATGGGGCCTTAACCACCTTTGCtcaaaaagaatatataaaaggaGTGCAAGGTTTTACTGTTACATCCTCACAACATTTCATATAGGCACAATAGCACAAACACtcactttcttccaaattcatttaGAAGTTCATACAAATTGTACAAGGAACTagataaaattcacaaacatgtTTGAGCATATTACCCGAAACACTGATTTGAAACCAATGCCTTTCTTCCCAATATATCCAGCATTACGTCCTTTCTTAGTAGAATTCCCAACATCACAGAGTGCTCTGATGTTATCAGCAGAAAAGCCACGCTCATTGTTCAGCACTATAATGCCTTTATCCTGAAGAATGAAGGTCAAAGTGGGTTCAACATTCTCAAGGTAGATATTGTCATCAGCATTCTGAACCTGAATCAATGAGCCATTGTAAAGAGGATCAATTAGTTATATCCTTTTTGACAGGAAAAATGCACAAAGCGTTCCATGTTTATGTAACAAAAGAAGTTCCAGTGACAACAAAACACATAAACATAAGTTCGTACTCGCAATTGTACTCTACTCAATGACTAGATTAAAGAAACTTACGTAGCAATAAGTAATAACCAATATTTGAGAACACTCCAGTGACAACAAAACACATAACCATAAGTTCGTACTCGCAATTGTACTCTACTCAATGATTAGATTAAAGAAACTTACGTAGCAATAAGTAATAACCAATATTTGAGAACACTACACGAAAttctatgttactcggactctcctAAAATTTTGTCGGGTGCGTGTTGAatccttcaaaagtagtgtagttttggaggatccgacacaggTGCGGCAACACtttcgaagagtccgagtaacttagccgAAATTACAAGGGGTAATCACTCCAGTGAACATGGCCATCGTCACAATAAACTCAACAATAGCAGTAAGTAAGAATTTTAAAAGTTTAATAAACTCAAGGTACAAGGCCAACCATCTACCCAACAGCCTCTAATAACTGTACTTAGCCACGAATGTGCTCTACAACATGGTTACACCAACTGCCTATTAGATGAAACTACAAATCGGGAAATTATTATCTTAAGCCCCTTAATCTTTTTCAAGTGCGCACATCCTTGTTAATTAACTATAAGTATATATCTTCCCAGCATGAAGTTCCGATAAAATTTAGAGAAGCTAAGAACAGTCGATTCCTTCCTCGACAATTTGAGCTCTCCAGGGAAACTAAATCCAATTAATAACAAGCAGCACCTGAAGTAACAGAACCGGTGCGTAGGTTACATGTTAGACAAATAGAACGTGGGTGTTGGGTAGGATCTTTTATGTTTTCTTTTGCCAACTGTGGTGTCCGCTCAccttgcgcgcacctcgactaaatccacgggatacctgccacctcccaccagcaataggatcaggtaactctgtccaccaagactAGAACGGATGGGAAAGAACCACCTAGTGTTTTGTCTCTGCTAAGAACTGAACCTTGGACCTCATAgtgctcaacccacttcattgactaccaggccacacccttgggtgctgGGTTGGATCTTTTTTGTTCTTACCACTATGTGGACTATGTCGTGTTATTTAATAGGTATGTAAGTCTACTCTCCTGGGATAAGGCCATGATAGGTGCCTTATCAGAATTTTCCTATATACTTCACCCTTTCTCTCTCCTTTCTCCATGCCAACATTAGTCAATCCTCGTCCAATGCCACTCTACAAACTTTTGAGGAACTTCTAAcgtttaaaataatttttacttTCTAGGTACACTTCTATTTTTTGAGAATAATTTTCCTTCTAGCTATTTTATAGCCTGTCTATCAATTACGTAAGTTCACGTCTATTTCATGTAAGAAAAAATCTTTTTATGAGCCAACTCAAGACTGACCTTTATATTACAATCCATGTTAAAGTCCTCCGTCTTTCGCTACATTGAATGGTGAGTTAACTAATATAACTCAACACCAGAATGTGCAAGATATACAATGAATTGGGACACAACAAGGTAAAAACTGAACATAGATTACTAAAAGTAAGTATACATACCAGCTCTAGGATAAAATGTGAATCCTGA includes these proteins:
- the LOC132610771 gene encoding protein NO VEIN-like isoform X3, whose product is MGGCWGGQSLDVEFQSFIAFAVVFQRMIQFYNAFKEKQRARVTKMFSSDPFRGLLHVAVTSIQRGMWDSLYDEVHTFDQHGVTKAGTENCADSICTEVESAERDATNPSEKLLECGSGITIEDIHNKLSTYLVGDDAALSTASSYHENFVFLLNKFCKLESWLTEQFSVKHFESLGYGNIWLFLEKNMHLFNHALQRFLTSGMHEKPPLEPSMLDCQFDLLLSQASQCLWENEKVDKRRISELLMRQFPLVCLKVAGNDLMIDIEGSMKGKKGDMTLKSVVFSETLLKEFAVDKNNENILEKAGLENDAGHGDCIGMSKDAMKALVNAPMLIDLKLWSHWDMVFAPSLGSLVGWLLNEVNTNKLLCLVTSCGKVLRVDHSATIDSFIYVLLQGNPFDTAVKLLSLLVLYGGEKSVPSSLLKCHTRKAFEVLTKNYEEMKSYDIQDSLKHATSLCKELIHDETTSTMNKNLLRRDRVGKIVPFASRFILDCLGYLPVEFCHFAADILLTGVQPFVKDAPSAILGECERMEQRIMLHRVGIYLGIVEWVEDKHKLSACSLTNLLNSSGSSCLKVTELDFTKDSTFTEEVSRECPLSRNEISLPQDPMRQNENRDASCSAGVIPYVPFDNLADSAKKHSCELESSAARVIESIQREEFGLQPDLSLVESAMLNKQHARLGRALHCLSQELYSQDSHFILELVQNADDNIYLENVEPTLTFILQDKGIIVLNNERGFSADNIRALCDVGNSTKKGRNAGYIGKKGIGFKSVFRVTDAPEIHSNGFHIKFDISNGQIGFVLPTVVPPCDIDSYTRLASFDSDRNHYNTCIVLPLKSSLLETSAVENIMSMFSDLHPSLLLFLHRLHCIKFKNMLSDSTIFMRKEVMGNGIVKVSLGEEKLTWFVASKELQADTIRPDISKTEISIAFPLQETLDGSYNPHLNQQPVFAFLPLRKYGLKFILQGDFVLPSSREEVDGDSPWNQWLLSEFPGLFVSAVRSFCDLLCFKDNPAKGVTAYMSFVPLVGEVHGFFSSLPRMILSRLRMSNCLIIESAENEWVPPCKVLRNWTQEARNLLPDSLLRKHLGVGFLHKDIVLPDLLARALGIEEYGLKVLFQVITSLCSSVDGLKSMGMGWLCAWLSSVYTMSSNEKHSTGFETETDLMKDLKKIPFIPLSDGKYGSLDKGAIWLHVDLTGATTNNEYAPETFPRLYSMLRTVSPALLSAAAALGASCSDLSIVDNVTRVLYRVGVQRLSAHQIVKMHILPYICRDQVGQGPRELLTEYFAFLMFHLQTSCPDCQSEKDQIIREVRDNAFILTNYGCKRPIEFPIHFSKQFENPIDMSRLIQGLDHEWHEIEDMFLKHPINKLLSGGVLKWRKFFQEIGITDFVRVLRVEKNISDVCSVPMNATLGEDMRSRESIASDWVSDEFDNLLSRLSSTGDKEKCKYLLEVLDSLWDDYFADKVTGFYFSSTGEQKLFDSSFTRTLCDVQWLASSIDNELHCPRELFHDCEAVRSIFGDNAPYAIPKVRSKKLLAALGLKTQVTVDDTLAILKVWRAKLPLSASLSQMSKFYTFIWSRMNTSERKIVEELCNGPFVFVPCKLVASHEDVVPGVLLSSKEVFWRDLTGSTDQVKMVSPELDQHSVQHPYTKMLCGVYPSLHDFLVTECGVDEFPHFHGYLQILLQLSAASLPSQAAKNVFQIFLKWVDELNSGSLSSEDIGFLKEGLLTKDYLVLPTAEDKWVSLNPSFGLICWCDDDNLRTEFEYFDSIKFLYFGQLNDGEKEILQTKVSIFLRKLNIPSLSEVVTREAIYYGPTDSSFVVSVVNWALPYAQRYVYNNHPDKYLQLSQCGFENLKCLQIVVVEKLFYRNVIKSPHIASKKRFECSSLLEGKILYATRESDSHSIFMELSRLFSFGTPDLHLANFLHMITTMAESGSNEEQTEFFIMNSQKMCELPAGESVWSVANVPFSKDSEIGLMSSSRTIDEKTPVNFKKRPGTSSKWPPSDWKTAPGSAAKLQVASDIKTCAQALTEIICVENADNDPASAAAVLGSQDAMKIAFDPAHSTTIPDDLNYSSSDVGERDHLYAGTTDPRGICCFQILCGETW